The window AGTCAAAGCTGAACTctatgaaaatgaatttcaacTCACTCAATCTTCTAACACACGAGCACGCGTACACTCAAACACCCATTCCAATCAAGTGTTGaatacttgagtattttcaatCCAAAACTAACTCtcattctcaaaaaaaaaaaaaaaaaaaagaagagaaaagaataaCTTACAGGATGTGTCACCCATATGAGAGAGGGATTTGATTCATGTAATGTGGGtccttgtttcatttaaaacagctaGTTACAGTTAGTTACGTTATTTTTAGTCCAATATTGCTGATTCTGTAACATCCACTTGCTTCTCCATTGTTAAGTATAGCAGTTGAGCTGTGCGCCCCCCTGTGGTCAGAAGGTAATATGGTTTTAATACTTGCAGCGTGTGCTGTTGAGAGGGGTGTTGACCGGTTTACAGTGCAGTTCTAAAGTATTTGGATAGGGGTAGGTTTTTTTTGAGGCTCTGTACTCACTCTAAGTGGATGGTAACTATGAGGTTAATGCGCcgactttcagcttttaaaatggTATCCGAGCGTTTTCCCATCAGCGTAGGAGTTTTTATCCTTTTGGGGcgtatgtataaaaatgctacAATTTCTACACAGTTCCTTGGAAGTGAATGTAAACACTATCAAATTAAAGCTCAGTCAGCACTTTGACCTCAgagtcagtttttatttttctcccgCCTCCCCAATCCAGTCTGCTGGAGTtcaggataaaaataaaaaagctaaCAAACTGCACTGTAGGTGGTCAAGAGGAGGTGAGCATTGCTTTGCTGAAAGGGACAAATTCAACCCTACTTTTACTAAGTGTTACCCTCCATAGGTTATTTGCTTTGTGACAGCAAATGCAGGGAGTAGAACCAGATTTTAAGGGGTCAGGTTCATGGAACCGGGACTTCGTCAGCCATTTCAAGGTCTTCTTCTCATGGATGGGTATTGATAAGACATTTCGTCAACCCCACATCTAGTAAAAGACAAGTTGGCTCTCAGCAGTTGTTCGTATCCTCACCTGCTATGAACTAGATCAGAATGTGCTTAATTGATCTCAGTTAACAAGATAAAAGTTGACTTTTTGCTCAGAGAACCTAAAATTCTGGGACTTTCAGATGTTAAGAAATCAATACCGATATCAGTGATCGGTATGGTGTAATAAACCTTTGTGTTGCTGATACCCAGTCCTACTGCCAGGTGTTCATTTGTCTCCGTCACGGTCTCCACGCAGCCGTCTCTCGTGCTGCCGCTTGGTGATGATGTATTTGAAGAACTCGTAGACTGACCAGCTGATGGCTGTGGAGGGCATCTGGTAGATGACGCGGGCTTGGACGCCCTTGAAGAAAGCCGGCACGCCTCCCATCCTGTACACCGTCCGAAAAGCCTCGCCCAGACCGGAGATGTGGCGGCTGCCGGGGGCCGAGGCAGTGGCTGCTCCAACCGCTCCAGCCGCTGTTGGGGATTCGGCCTGGATCACATGAATAGCCTGAGCCTCCTGCGTGTTGAGGAGGGTCTTGCAGACGTCGAGGGGAGTGGTGGCAGCGGCAGCTAGGGCTCCAGCCAGCGCGCCAGACACGACGTGGGAGGAAGGGTTGTACTGTCTGTGGGGGTTGAGGAGCTCCTGGAGGTACTCGTAGGTCATGAAGTGGAGCGCCTGGAAGGGCACGTTCATGGTCAGCTGGGTGGTGTAGCTGCGGTAGAAAGCGGCCGGGCCTTCGCGCCTCAGCAACGAGCCCACACAGTCCAACACGCTGCGGTAAGGCGAGTTGAACATCTGCATTCGCTGTTTCACAACTGAAAAGTTAAGGGGGGGGGATTAGGAAGGAAATAACATAAAGATTATATATTTTACAGGATTCCAAAATCAGACAAGGAACTGAAAAGAAGAACTGAGAGGACACTAGAACACTAGAGAGGAGGTAAGTTAGTCATTGAGAGAGTAAAGCAAAACTAAAAGGTTGTCTCACCTTAGGTTCTTCATACAATGGCAACAATGGGTGGAATACGTCGGAAAAATGTTCcgtaaataaaatgaacaactAGTCATTATTTGAacaattaattacaaaatatgTCAAAAGCCTAATGCTTTAATATTGAGGaataacaaaacactgcagctaTTAGTGACATACAATAAAACCTGATCACTCTGAAGTTAATCAAAATGTGCAGCTATCCACTCATCCTATATAGAGCTGTGAGGGTTGGTCCtataagctttaaaaaaaaaaagatagattCATAAAAATCTTAGCAAAAATATATGTTTACCGTGAAATAACAAAGATGAGAAAATAGCAGTGACCCAGCAGAATTGCGTTGATGTTGTTTTGCTCAAACATTCAAAACAGTCTATAAATAATGCTGAAATGTGACCATTATTAGactgatttgtttgttgttgtaacATTTGGTTTTCCAGCTCACAGCTTTCCCAATAACACAGCTGAGTCTTTAGCTCCACCAAGTGTCCTGATGGCAGACATGCACCATCTGAcggattttcttttaaaggtcGCGGAAGGAGGTTGACAACTTCCCTAAGTAGACCTACAGTAAGTCTTCTCTGTGCTGAATGTACCGTGCTTGGGGCTGTGTGAGAGAGTCGGGTGAGCGGACACAAGCAAAGAAGGGGAGGTTTTACCTTCGGCTGGGTTCATGACGGCGTCGTGCAGCACTGTGGCCATGCAGCCCGCCACTCCTGCAGAACACAGAAAGGAGGAAGTTAAGGCCTCAACCACGATGAGATCAAGGTTCCCCTCTCCTCCACCGCCACCaaactgacatttacattttaagcttGAGTTGCTAAAATATCTGCCCCCCCAAGATCTGCTCTAATATTTACCAACATTAATCTACATAAATAATGTGTCTACCAGTCATATCAACGTTCAAACATTTAGCTTGCTCCCTTAGatccatttcttcctctctttctattCATTCAACAGGGTTTAACAAAAGGAAGTTACAGTAAATTTGAGCATcatgaaagaaaagtaaaaatttcaCTTAGATCTGTGGGGAGGCCTCTTACCATTAGCAAAGTGGCTGTTAGTGCCAGGGTGAATGGCGTCACTGAGTGAAAACTTGATCTTCTCGTAGCAGGCGAAGTAGAGAGCGTGGGCAGGACCCGCACCCACCGCCAACACGTTCACACCTCTAATTGGCCGCCACACACCCTCGGTCCGCACGATCTGCCGCAGGGCATCCATCACGTTCCTGTAGCGTGCTCCTGGTTCGGGATGCAGGCTCTGCATACGAGTCTGGGGTGAGaggaacaaacacagacagactaaATTAGATAATAATCCAAATGACTTTCACAAATTGTCGGCAAATTGTAGACTGTACGGAATAAGTGAATTCTGAATCTTTCTTCTGATGTTTTcgtaaataaaaactatattaTAACTATTAACTATAAGCGAATAACGAATAATTCGCATTTTCTGCATCATTGAAACATGCCGGCAAAAATCAGGAGTTAAAATTTTAGGATATCAGCTGTCCTGATAATATTCCACCAGAAGATTGATCATGTAGgagcaaagtgaaaaaaatctgatatttttaaaataaatctacaggaaaacaaacatgacaagAGAGGATCCTGCTTTGACCGGAACAGGTCGCACTTTCAACGGTGTACAAATTTCTGTGTCCACTGCAGTGTCTGTATCTCACTCTGAAAGCCTGTCGACAGGAAACCACCCCGAATTCAGGCTATGCTCATTTAAAGTGTTTACAGCTGTGCCCCAACTTCACACTTAGACGGAAACAACTGCAACCACAAAGCACAAATAAAGACTGAGCGCCTGTCAAAACACTCAGCCCTGTGACTTGCATTGTCCCCAGACAATTAGTATTGTTTGCTAATGTAGACAAAACATCAGTCTATCTGTGTAAATGAAGCGAAAGAATACCAAGGCAATGAACACAATTCAAAAGCTCCAGGCTAAGGTTGTGTAATCCTGAAAATCTTCATAACACGCAATAAGTGACTTGCCCCCCGCATACACCCTCCCCCCAGGGCTAAATATTTACAGAAGAGGAGGGAGCACGGCTGCCTCCTGGAGGATTGCGTGGATACCCTGGTCGCCTGCTTCTGGGAAATGGAAACTTGCAGCAATGTGCTCAGTCATCCACAATATGAGCAGTGTATTCAAGTCTGgtgtttttctattgtttgttttgttttttgtttttttcgtttggTTTTTGGAGCACTGACTGGACGAGACCGCTCAACCCAAGACTGAGACAAAGCAAGACACTTCCACCAAAAAACAGAATCAGGTgtcagtgaattaaaaaaaaaaaaaaaaaaagtacagaggGTTGTGTAGTCATGTCACTGTTTCACATGGTACAACCTGAATTGTCTCATCCAGGTGTCCGCCCTGAACgtagagagacagagtaaaACTAGATAAGCAAAAACCATCAGAATGGAAAACAGTTCACAtgtctttatgaaaaaaaatcagacattcaCTGGTCTGTGGACACTTTTTTTGGACATGTACCTTATTTGAACTCTGGGGAAGTCCAGTAATTGAAGCTTGAATCCAAATAAGATGCCTGGTGctattttaaagctgcatttgtgagggaaattaaaaatcatGAGCAGTCTCAGCCTCAGTCATACAAAAACCAGGTCAATGGCAATCATGATTTAAATTTGGCATGTGCAGACCAACATTTTTGTGGCTTTGAAACGTACtatgcagtgtgtttgtttgtttgttgtggaTTAACGTCTCATAAATGTTATCTGTGCGTCTTGTTGCATTTGCTTTAGGCCTACAGGGTGACAGACACTAACCTCTGCAACTCAAACAATGGTCTTCAAACAAATGGTAAAAACATGCTGCAAGATTTGATTGGAAGACCAAGGAGTAATACTGATAACATCTACTATCCACACAGCCTGAAAAAACATGTCTCTGCAGTCAAGCTGGTATTGCGAATCTAGTAGGTGAAATAACAGATTTCATGCCTTGGATCAGTGGCGTCAAAAGCACagcacaaaatgttttatttttatctttgtgCCACGGCTTATTCATCCCTTTAACATCCCTGTTGGTGTCTCACCGGTCACAGGGCTCGGTTCCCTTCAGTTGGAAGACAACATGCTGTCCTTTATTTTGGTGCagtatgaaaggaaaaaaaaaaaaaaaaaaaaggacttccACATAGCAAGATAATAAGTCCCATTGTACATAATTAGTTTCACTGACTTGTTTTCTGCAGATGTTGTTCCTATTGTTTTTAAGTTAGAGACACATTAAATGAGGCGCTGCTTAAACGCTAAGTGGACCATGTTAAGGAAGAAGAGACACACCTGGTTAATTATTCTTAAGCATTACACTGCACCCGGTGCTAATCATCCAATGAGTAATAGATCAAAACACaggtatgtgtgttttgttgcttttgcatTTATACacaatgtttacaaaatgtatttatgtaagaTATTTTCCCAGCACCACCACACTGAAAGAAGCCACTTGGTGCTGTGAGACATTACTAGGAGATTTGTAAACTGGGTCATGGTACGATTATatagaaacaaatgaaatgctATGACCCTAAGATACTAGTATTCTCCAAAATGGGCCTTTGATCATTGTCAAGTGTCTGAATTAACCTCGGCTGGTAAGAAGTGGTACAAAAGGTGGTCGGTGGTCTAACAAACACTGttgctacattaaaaaaataaaaataaaaaaataaaaattcattaaATACCTGCGGCCAAGGCCCTTGACTATCAACTGATCGCAATGATCAACAAAAAGGTACGAGTTTGGAGCTGCGGTAGTTGAAGTTCTCACTTTGCAGCAGCAATGAAAAGTGTAGTCAGAGTACAATTTGTACACCTTGATATCACTGTTGGGTTTGGTCAGGCTTGAAACTTTCAACTTTCACATCGAAAGGATCAGTTAAACATTCTTTTTCAGCTTTAAGACCTTTGAACAATGAGGAAGCAGTCTTTAAGTAGTGGTAGAATAAAGAATGACCTAAAGCATCACTGGTAGATAAAGACGTAGGCCAATCTGCTTTGACAGCAAAAGGGAACTAAgattgtgaaaataaagaaacctTGGGACTAAGCAAGTTTTCCGCAAACATTACCACAATGAAAAACCAAATTGACTTCCTTAAGCTGAAAGATTTTCAACCACAAAAAATTGCAATGGCATTGTTCTTCCTACTTCGACTTTGGGGGTGAAACAGAAAGCCGCAGTCTAAAAAATTATAGAAGAAGTATTCAGTTCTTCTtaagtcttatttttgtagaCACTaaattccattttgttttcatttaatgcaGCTTTGTGGCGCCCAATTGCAAGGTCATCACGGTTTGGTAGGTTTTTGTTGAACAGAAATTTCATAACCTGACATCCTGCCAGGGATAAGATTTATCTAGAATTTTAGGGTAGAGGCAACTGAGGAACTGCTGTCAACATTTGTGTTTGGCAATctgttttaatataaaatgtatctTTCTTGACTACCTATATTACATTTCACATAtttactgatgcatttttaaaaaagtatttcttaCTCACACTGATGCTAGTCAAAACACTATGAGGGTTATATGGCAAACACATAGTGAATGAGAATTAGAAATAACTATTATTCTGACTCGGTGGGtcacaataatatttttaacaCCTGACAATTCCACCAAGACAAATCTGCTGCACATGATGTGACTGTAATACAAAACTTGGCAATAGAAACTGCTCTTGTAAACAAGTGGATGATCAAGTCCGATGCTGTTTTGCCAAAAAATGCTATGACCCGGAAAAGCTAATCATCAAGGAATTTTTATTGAATAAGAGCTTTGTTTGATTGACCACTGCTCCGGGAAACAACTGAGAACCGTTTGCATCTTATCTTCTGATACAACACGAAGAAATAACAACAGGCTGGATAAAGAGCACTAATGTCTAACATAAAGAATGACCAGTTGTAGAGATCAAGGCTAATTTGCATGTAGTCTTGATGTCAACAAGAGCCCTCTGAGTAGTTAGATTGATCAGTTCAACAGGTCATTTCTAATTCATGGGTCCTTGGTGAAAAAAAGGAGTTGCACTATCAGTCCAACAGCTTCTGGCAATACACGCTAGAGCATCAGGTGACTCAACGCAAAGGTCTGGAGGAGGAGAGTTAATTTTATGAGTCTGAAATGAGTGGTTACTTTGGTCAGCTCATGTTCAGGCCCAGTCAATGGCTTTAAACGCAGAGAGGCTATGTCTCAATTACGAACTAAAAGCTTATACTGCAGAGTGTGTACTATTGTGCTTATCTTCATATAAAAATGCTTTCACGCTCGTGTACAGCGAgcaaaggaaattaattttcttttctgttttgtacaacgggcaataataaacataaaccaACAGACATAAGCAAAACTTTTTCTcagagatatttttgttttccaagggTGTTCCTGTTCTCAACAATGTccataattttcttttaatttcttccaCTAGTATGTAGCTGCTCAATTTTGTTTGGGAAACAAACACCGcactccaaataaatgaatttagTATGCCTAGCGAAACCTTTGAATGCGCTTAATTGCGTCTCTTTTCCAGCTTAAAGCATGTTACACACTCTTCGTAAGGATCAGTATGTGCTGTGTAACTGAGACAGTGAGAAAATCACGAGCACAGAGAGGTTAAGGTCAAATTTCACAGACATGTTTGAGAGGGACCCAGCAGACACAGCTTTCGTATTGTGGAAGAATTCTCTCCACAAGAAGTGTTATGTAGTAGAACAGCTAAGGGTTTAAATCACCACTCTTGATGCAgctacattaacattaacaggGTGAATAGTGGTAAAGAGGGTTAGTTTTTACCTTGACATTGACTGATGTGGCTGGATATTCATGAAAGTATCCAGTCACAACATCTATAACTTTTTAAAGTGAATTCCCACGAGCTAAGATGGATGATTAGTAGGGCAGCTACGCACGCTACCACACCTCCTTCCGCCAAGCCTGGGGATGTTTCAGTTCCCAGAAATCTTCATTCTAGACCGCCGACTGTTGGTCAACCGACTGATGCCCCATCTGAGTTAATCATTCAGCCCTCCCCATTTCTTCATACTGTGCTTTTCCACGTGATCTTCGCTGGCAGTTTAAATCCTCAGCGGTGTCCCCACAAGCAAACAGACCCCCGACTAACACTGGAAATAAGCTTCAAGCCAAGTATATCTATATATCCACGTTTATGTGGTCGATGCTAATTTGTTTGGCGCGTTGGGACAACTGAATAACCCCCGCTTCGTCGTCGTCCACAGAGCTAATGCTACATGTTTGTTATGTCAGCCTCTGCCCTGGCTACTTTTACCAATGTTCCCCAATGGCTAGCGTTATTTGTTTACAAAAAGGTACAGCGATTAAGTGCAGTAATCCGGAATAAAACTACAATAACGACGTCCCTATCAAACTTTATTGATACTTGGCTATGTCAAGTTGCATTCAAACTGTGATGGAGTCGTGCTGAGTTAAAAGATGTGGCATATGCCTCTCCCCCCATTCTGTTTCCAGACAGTATCGTGGCCAGGCGTTGGGTTCGTTATTCCACTTGGGATCTGCGAAGGCTAAAAACTTCAGTTAATGACACGTCCGATAATGGACAGCCAACGAGGGCAACTGCTGATTTAGCTAATAAGCTACTGTGTGGAGCGTGCTAGCTCAGTGAGAGCAGACGCCACTGTAAAACTCAGTTGTTATCACACAAATCTCTGCCAACACGAAAGCTGAACTGGGGAAAAAATACCCACTCGTGTTTACATTTTCACTCTGTCCATCTTGTGTTGCGTTGTTTCCTATTTGGGTAACGCCGGTTAGTTAACTGACCTCTGTTAGCAAGGTTACCCCTGTTAGCTTGTAGCTTAATCGGGCTGAGGCTCGCATTCAGGCCTACGTTTACTCCAGGTTTATGAAACCAGTGTGTTCCGTGCGACATAAACTGGGCCTGGCACATTGCAAAGTAGCATGCTAGCTCGGTGTGTTGTATTCATTTGCGCCGATACCTTGACACAGTCGATGGGGTACATAAGGCAGTGCTCCATGATTCCAGCCACGGCTCCTGCCAGCATGTGTGTGCTGGTGGCTGCTCCCTGGGGCAGTCCTTCATAGTCTATTTCTGGCTCGACAGAGGTCGAGGTCGATGTCTCCGGAGTCGCTCGATGCAGCACCGGGGCAAAGTCCTGTTCCCCTGCCATTCTTGGCGAAAGAGACCCGACAAACCCACCAGTGGCGTCCGAGAGCCTGCCGCCCAGCCATCGAAACTCTGCGCCGGCTGCGGCGCCTGCGACCCGGTTATCGACGCCCGGTGTTTCCACGGACGTTCGCCGGGACACGAAACCGTCCGCTTCCATTCAAACGACAAAGAGTTTAGTCCTTGAGGTGTGTTCAATGCGAAGACTTTACGCAACCCGCCCGTCGGTGTTGTCTTCCCGGCAGTTTAATTGATACCCCAGCCACCCAGACAAAGTCTTCGCGGGTCGCTCCGACTGAGCAGCAGGGAGGAGGCCACACTAACACACGGGGAACCGGGTATGCGGGCGGGCTGGCGGGCGGGTTTGTCAGCGAGTCACGCTCGACGCTGACGCTGATTGGACAAAATGACTGTCAATCACCTTCAATTGGCCGGTTCCGTCTCAAATGCGAGGCGGGCAAAAGAAGTGGGCGGGAAAATCCTGCGTCAGTGGGTGTGGACGATTTTGTAACAGCGGGAGGTCACATGCATGTACGGGAAAGAGTTTTAAACAGGACGTCCCGCATTGAAAATTCAACATTGCTTCATAAAGTACTTTGAAAAAATACGTAATTTGGGACCAAAAATATAGGTTAACTTGTTCCCTCAATTACTTGAGGTCTTAGTGTAAGGTAAAATTAACAGAGGATGTAAGCTATTTCCTTATTTACATCCGTGGCATTTACGGATTATGCGAAAACCGGCCCCTGGGTACAGACAGGTAATAGGATCCCTACCACTCCTATACAGGTCTCCTAGATTGAAATAGGCACAAAACGTTTTGTGGCTCCTTGcggtcacatttttttttcttttttggactctttgtggtcattttgtgtcttttaaccGAGCTCTATGATTTTCAATcaagaaatacagtattaacAGTCACTTTGtacagaggctctggcccaTTGGCCCTCTGACTTCTCTGGCCTTTGGGCCTGTGCCCAAATGTTGGACATGACCCCTCATGTAAAAAAGTATGTTCCAGGTATGTTAAAACTGATCAAATGGATCAATAGTTGCAGAAATTATGACAGCACTGGGACGACTATCTGTGTATGCCGTTCACTTTGTGAATTTGCTACCACTCCTCATTGGTATCTGTAAATTTTGAGATAAGATAATTTTGAGGTTATGTAAATAATCTTTTCTGTAAACTTTCTACACAAATCCATGTGAATTCGTTGGAAAATTGTTGACCAGCTTCCAAAAGAAACTTTGGAAAGTCTGGAAAGAGGGTtgataaacaattaaaatgtccCAGTTTGAGCTCCCTGCTTATGGTCTGAATACTCGAATAttgacctttttatttattggttttaaGTTGTCAGTTGATATTGTAGACTGA is drawn from Xiphias gladius isolate SHS-SW01 ecotype Sanya breed wild chromosome 15, ASM1685928v1, whole genome shotgun sequence and contains these coding sequences:
- the LOC120800605 gene encoding mitoferrin-2-like, which codes for MEADGFVSRRTSVETPGVDNRVAGAAAGAEFRWLGGRLSDATGGFVGSLSPRMAGEQDFAPVLHRATPETSTSTSVEPEIDYEGLPQGAATSTHMLAGAVAGIMEHCLMYPIDCVKTRMQSLHPEPGARYRNVMDALRQIVRTEGVWRPIRGVNVLAVGAGPAHALYFACYEKIKFSLSDAIHPGTNSHFANGVAGCMATVLHDAVMNPAEVVKQRMQMFNSPYRSVLDCVGSLLRREGPAAFYRSYTTQLTMNVPFQALHFMTYEYLQELLNPHRQYNPSSHVVSGALAGALAAAATTPLDVCKTLLNTQEAQAIHVIQAESPTAAGAVGAATASAPGSRHISGLGEAFRTVYRMGGVPAFFKGVQARVIYQMPSTAISWSVYEFFKYIITKRQHERRLRGDRDGDK